A genomic region of Gemmatimonadales bacterium contains the following coding sequences:
- the mnhG gene encoding monovalent cation/H(+) antiporter subunit G, whose product MREWIAGGLLLIGGAIVLIAGIGVLRLPDFFTRMHAATKAGAAGSGFILLGVATLHPELATWGKAVVAIVFLLMTTPIAAHLLGRAAYVGGVLLWDGTIEDRLEEALRRGTFNEVLPPPRPESRSGPV is encoded by the coding sequence ATGAGGGAGTGGATTGCCGGCGGCCTGCTGCTGATTGGCGGCGCCATCGTGCTGATTGCCGGAATCGGAGTGCTCCGGCTGCCCGACTTCTTTACCCGCATGCATGCCGCGACCAAGGCGGGCGCCGCGGGGTCTGGCTTTATTCTGCTGGGGGTGGCTACGCTGCATCCGGAGCTAGCTACGTGGGGTAAGGCGGTGGTCGCCATCGTGTTTCTGCTCATGACCACGCCAATCGCTGCACACTTGCTGGGGCGCGCGGCCTACGTCGGGGGTGTGTTGCTGTGGGATGGCACCATCGAAGATCGCCTCGAGGAGGCGCTTCGCCGGGGTACTTTCAATGAGGTGCTGCCGCCGCCGCGCCCGGAGTCCCGCTCCGGGCCGGTCTGA
- a CDS encoding NADH-quinone oxidoreductase subunit K: MELPFVLAVGVLVAVAVYMLLSRNVLRMLLGFLVLTNGVNLSLFIAGRFGSRVPPLVPEGETTIAVSANPLPQALILTAIVISFALAAFTAVLLHGAYRKLGTVDSDAMREAEGRSSASVPAADPEVT, encoded by the coding sequence GTGGAGCTGCCCTTCGTTCTCGCGGTTGGTGTGCTGGTCGCGGTAGCCGTGTACATGCTGCTCTCGCGGAACGTTCTTCGGATGCTGCTCGGGTTTCTGGTGCTGACGAACGGCGTCAATCTCTCGCTGTTCATTGCAGGCCGCTTCGGGTCGCGGGTCCCGCCGTTGGTGCCCGAGGGCGAAACGACGATTGCCGTGAGCGCGAACCCGCTGCCGCAGGCGCTGATTCTGACCGCCATCGTAATTTCCTTTGCACTCGCTGCTTTTACCGCGGTGCTGCTCCACGGGGCCTACCGTAAGCTTGGCACCGTTGACAGCGATGCCATGCGAGAGGCCGAGGGTCGTTCGTCGGCCTCGGTGCCCGCGGCCGATCCGGAGGTTACATGA
- a CDS encoding copper chaperone PCu(A)C: MPPCASATWLLGLLAIGAGCGPAPLARAGNIAVVDGHAFPSIEGSLAAFVSVRNQGRDTATIVGFETPDAAQIMLHRNEATGGMIRMMHQSELVLPPGSTVTMRSGELHLMLEGLGREMLPGDSLRVRLVLTGERLLEVVLPVEGFGDRDGVVD, from the coding sequence GTGCCACCCTGCGCTAGCGCGACGTGGTTGCTCGGCCTCCTGGCAATCGGCGCGGGCTGCGGCCCCGCGCCTCTTGCCAGAGCCGGGAACATCGCGGTTGTGGACGGTCATGCCTTTCCATCGATCGAAGGCAGCCTGGCCGCGTTCGTCTCGGTCCGGAATCAGGGGCGCGACACAGCCACGATCGTCGGGTTCGAAACCCCGGATGCCGCGCAGATCATGCTGCACCGCAACGAGGCAACCGGCGGCATGATCCGGATGATGCACCAGAGCGAGCTCGTGCTGCCGCCAGGCAGCACCGTGACGATGCGTTCTGGCGAGCTCCACCTGATGCTCGAGGGCCTCGGACGCGAGATGCTTCCTGGAGACTCGCTTCGGGTGAGGCTCGTTCTGACCGGCGAACGGTTGCTCGAGGTCGTGTTGCCGGTGGAGGGATTCGGCGATCGCGATGGGGTTGTCGATTGA
- a CDS encoding aspartyl/asparaginyl beta-hydroxylase domain-containing protein, translated as MKERLHRWVVTNGAVLVRSLERVIGRASLIPDEPFLDGAQFPWVKLLEDHAETIRAELSRVMVRHQDLPNFQDISKDQRHLTSDDGWKTFFFYAYGFRAAENCERCPETARVLAQIPGMKTAFFSILAPGKHIPPHRGPFKGVIRAHLGLQVPEPREQCRIRVDQEIRAWEQGRVMVFDDTYQHEVWNDTDGVRVVLFLDIVRPLRFPVNLLNAGILKVIGWSPFVQNAADNYRAWEREFDRTEPASPQ; from the coding sequence GTGAAGGAACGGCTGCATCGGTGGGTGGTGACGAATGGTGCGGTGCTGGTTCGCAGCCTCGAGCGGGTCATTGGGCGGGCCTCGTTGATTCCGGACGAGCCCTTTCTCGATGGCGCCCAGTTCCCCTGGGTCAAGCTCTTGGAGGACCACGCCGAGACGATTCGTGCGGAGCTGTCGCGGGTGATGGTGCGTCACCAGGATCTCCCGAACTTCCAGGATATTTCAAAGGATCAGCGTCACCTGACGTCGGACGATGGCTGGAAGACGTTCTTCTTCTACGCGTACGGCTTTCGCGCTGCCGAGAACTGTGAGCGGTGCCCGGAGACGGCTCGGGTGCTGGCGCAAATTCCCGGCATGAAGACGGCATTCTTCTCGATACTTGCCCCGGGCAAACATATTCCCCCGCATCGGGGGCCCTTCAAGGGCGTGATTCGAGCGCACCTTGGATTGCAGGTGCCGGAGCCGCGGGAGCAGTGCCGTATCCGGGTCGATCAGGAGATTCGAGCGTGGGAGCAGGGGCGCGTCATGGTGTTTGACGACACCTATCAGCACGAAGTCTGGAATGACACAGACGGAGTGCGGGTTGTCTTGTTCCTCGATATCGTTCGACCACTCCGCTTCCCGGTCAACCTGTTGAATGCCGGGATCCTCAAGGTGATCGGGTGGTCGCCGTTCGTGCAGAACGCCGCAGACAACTATCGTGCCTGGGAGCGGGAGTTCGATCGAACCGAGCCGGCGTCCCCGCAGTGA
- a CDS encoding SCO family protein, protein MKKCLLGLVAAQLLTVGCRDGPRAGVDFPSPWPRPAFTLTGTDGTPVEFHEFTRGQPTLVLFGFASCPDVCPAHLASIAGAARQLPEADRQRLRVVFITADPERDTPDRLARWLRGFDSAFVGLSGDADALAEAARAMLVAAPMRYQDSAGRIVVVHYERVLGISADDSVRVLIPAGIGVEPWARELKRLVRIRPRRRAASTGGR, encoded by the coding sequence GTGAAGAAGTGCTTGCTGGGTCTCGTCGCAGCGCAGCTGCTGACGGTTGGTTGCCGCGACGGACCCCGGGCTGGGGTTGACTTCCCATCGCCCTGGCCCAGGCCCGCCTTTACACTGACCGGCACGGATGGGACGCCCGTTGAATTTCACGAGTTTACCAGAGGACAACCTACGCTGGTGCTCTTCGGGTTTGCATCATGCCCCGATGTCTGCCCAGCGCACCTGGCGTCGATTGCCGGGGCCGCGCGGCAGCTCCCGGAAGCTGATCGCCAGCGCCTTCGTGTCGTCTTCATCACGGCCGATCCCGAACGCGATACACCTGACCGCCTGGCGCGCTGGCTTCGCGGATTCGATTCCGCGTTCGTCGGTTTGTCGGGCGATGCGGACGCCTTAGCGGAGGCTGCTCGTGCGATGCTGGTCGCCGCGCCGATGCGCTATCAGGATTCCGCCGGACGCATCGTCGTGGTCCACTATGAACGGGTGCTGGGCATCTCAGCCGATGACTCGGTCAGGGTTCTGATTCCGGCTGGGATCGGCGTCGAGCCGTGGGCTCGGGAACTGAAACGACTGGTTCGGATCCGACCGCGGCGTCGGGCCGCGTCGACAGGAGGACGTTAG
- a CDS encoding Na+/H+ antiporter subunit D gives MTDHWLLTLPAAIPMVSLALCTVLARHRRAQRIVSLTSSVGLLVASLALLAAVFDGTVLATQFGGWRAPFGITFVADLFSAAMVVITGIMAVAVGVYGLVDRARRRERALYHPLYQGLLLGVVGAFLTGDIFNMYVWFEIMLISSFGLLVIGGSREQLDGAVKYVALNLVATTLFLLGVAFLYGATGTLNLAQLAGIVPTLENRGLVTAIAVLLVLAFGAKAAVFPLFFWLPAAYHTAAAPVVAIFAAMLTKVGVYAMIRVVTLVFPGTALISSIIGAIAIFTMVTGVLGAAAHYDVRRILSFHIISQIGYMLFGLAIATPLAVAGSILYVIHHIVVKANLFLLAGVINRAAGSFDLKQIGGLVRSAPLVAALFVVPAFSLAGLPPLSGFWSKLVVIKAGFEAGHLVLAVTGLAVGVLTLYSMLKIWNEAFWKPQSELSRIAADRWRRYPVVRRTMLMPIAALAAITLTIGFAAEPFVEFSTRAAAQLLAPEAYISAVLPETAVAVESASEIGR, from the coding sequence ATGACGGATCATTGGTTGCTGACCCTGCCGGCTGCCATCCCGATGGTCAGCCTTGCACTCTGCACCGTGCTGGCGCGTCATCGGCGGGCGCAGCGGATCGTCAGCCTGACCTCCAGCGTCGGGCTCTTGGTTGCCTCACTGGCTCTCCTGGCTGCCGTCTTCGATGGTACCGTCCTGGCCACTCAGTTCGGCGGATGGCGAGCGCCGTTCGGTATCACGTTCGTTGCCGACCTGTTCTCCGCGGCCATGGTGGTCATTACGGGTATCATGGCGGTGGCCGTTGGGGTTTATGGCCTGGTGGACCGCGCTCGGCGCCGAGAGCGCGCGCTATACCACCCACTCTACCAGGGCTTGCTGCTCGGCGTGGTCGGCGCGTTTCTCACCGGTGACATCTTCAACATGTATGTCTGGTTCGAGATCATGCTGATCTCGTCGTTCGGCCTGCTCGTCATCGGCGGGTCGCGGGAACAGCTGGATGGCGCCGTCAAGTACGTGGCGCTCAATCTGGTCGCAACCACGCTCTTCCTGCTGGGCGTTGCATTTCTCTACGGAGCCACGGGTACGCTCAATCTGGCACAACTCGCCGGGATCGTTCCCACGCTGGAGAATCGGGGCCTGGTCACGGCCATCGCCGTGCTGCTGGTCCTCGCGTTCGGCGCCAAGGCTGCGGTCTTTCCGCTCTTCTTCTGGCTGCCGGCCGCGTACCATACGGCAGCTGCGCCGGTGGTCGCCATCTTTGCTGCGATGCTCACCAAGGTCGGGGTCTATGCGATGATTCGCGTCGTGACCCTGGTCTTTCCAGGAACGGCGCTGATCAGTTCGATCATCGGCGCCATTGCCATCTTCACCATGGTGACCGGTGTGCTCGGCGCAGCCGCGCACTACGATGTCCGTCGGATTCTGTCGTTCCATATCATCAGCCAGATCGGCTACATGCTGTTCGGCCTCGCCATAGCCACACCGCTGGCTGTGGCCGGTTCGATTTTGTATGTGATCCATCACATCGTCGTCAAGGCCAATCTGTTCCTGTTGGCCGGGGTCATCAATCGGGCGGCTGGCTCGTTCGATCTGAAGCAGATCGGTGGGTTGGTGCGGAGCGCGCCGCTGGTTGCCGCGCTCTTCGTCGTCCCGGCCTTCTCGCTGGCCGGGCTCCCGCCGCTGTCGGGGTTCTGGAGCAAGCTGGTCGTCATCAAGGCGGGCTTCGAGGCGGGGCACCTCGTGCTCGCGGTGACCGGCCTGGCCGTCGGCGTGCTGACGCTCTATTCGATGCTCAAGATCTGGAACGAAGCGTTCTGGAAGCCGCAATCCGAACTGTCGCGGATCGCGGCGGATCGCTGGCGCCGGTATCCGGTGGTGCGGCGGACCATGCTGATGCCGATTGCCGCGCTGGCGGCTATCACGCTGACGATTGGCTTTGCCGCCGAACCTTTCGTTGAGTTCTCGACTCGGGCCGCGGCGCAGTTGCTCGCGCCCGAAGCCTACATCAGTGCTGTGCTCCCGGAAACCGCCGTTGCGGTCGAGAGCGCCAGCGAGATCGGACGGTAG
- a CDS encoding Na+/H+ antiporter subunit E, with protein MIRRAIGWVWLLLLFGREWVRSVWDVAITVLFPQRVTQSAIVAIPLDVKTDGGITLLANMITLTPGTTTLHVSDDRSVLYAHVLNVTPNTVAGIKQGFERRVLEVLG; from the coding sequence ATGATACGTCGAGCGATCGGCTGGGTGTGGCTCCTGCTGCTGTTCGGGCGTGAGTGGGTCCGGTCGGTTTGGGACGTGGCGATAACGGTGCTTTTCCCGCAGCGCGTGACGCAGTCAGCGATCGTCGCGATTCCGCTCGATGTCAAAACCGACGGCGGCATTACGCTGCTTGCCAACATGATCACGCTGACACCGGGGACGACTACGTTGCACGTCTCCGACGACCGGAGCGTGCTCTATGCGCACGTCCTCAACGTGACACCGAATACGGTCGCGGGGATCAAGCAGGGCTTCGAACGTCGAGTCCTGGAGGTTCTGGGATGA
- a CDS encoding cytochrome c-type biogenesis protein CcmH: MSGTLLLVIVAQGLVGSPPQQDAGPPAPLARYEVALGQDITVADKLFDELLSPFCPGLTLKNCPSPAADSLRRSIRGHLEGGASISEVKAALVDAYGQTILGAPPATGFNLVLWVLPWVSVAAGGAALALLILRRRRREGPVAPVEPEPAASSDEERHLAAVLRDIA, from the coding sequence ATGTCAGGTACGCTGCTGCTCGTGATCGTTGCTCAAGGCCTGGTGGGAAGTCCACCGCAACAGGACGCTGGTCCTCCGGCTCCTCTCGCAAGGTACGAAGTGGCTCTCGGACAGGACATCACGGTTGCCGACAAACTGTTTGACGAGCTGCTGAGTCCCTTCTGTCCCGGGCTGACCCTCAAGAACTGCCCCTCGCCAGCGGCCGATTCATTGCGGCGCAGCATCCGAGGGCACCTGGAGGGTGGCGCGTCGATCAGTGAGGTCAAGGCCGCCCTGGTCGATGCCTATGGCCAGACGATTCTCGGCGCCCCGCCTGCAACGGGGTTCAATCTGGTGCTGTGGGTGTTGCCGTGGGTATCTGTGGCGGCAGGTGGTGCGGCACTCGCCCTGCTGATTCTTCGTCGTCGTCGGCGCGAGGGTCCGGTTGCCCCGGTCGAACCTGAACCGGCTGCTTCCTCCGACGAGGAGCGCCACCTAGCCGCCGTCTTGCGGGACATTGCCTAA
- a CDS encoding DUF4040 domain-containing protein: MLLLALVLGTFALAPLVGWVARSRAAAAVALLPAGLFAAFLAQLPIVAAGGLTEVRSWIPTLGIAARFRLDGLSLLFALLITGIGAVVFLYAARYFRQNDKAVRFFITLTVFAGAMLGAVLADDLILLIVFWELTSLTSFFLIGFYPESADARRSAQQGLLVTVAGGLALLAGGLILGTIGGTFSISELIANRAVLAEHALAPVVIGLVALGAFTKSAQFPFHFWLPNAMVAPTPVSAYLHSATMVKLGVYLLARFDPVFGQSTLWIGLLVTVGTLTMLVGSMHALRNTDLKRLLAYSTVVSLGTLVVLIGNPAPMASVALALFLVGHALYKACLFLVTGIIDYRAGSRDSAALGGLRHRMPITAAVAVLGALSMAGLPPFVGFLAKEVLYEATLLGRFGWVLAGIGVLTNAVMVVVAGAVALRCFFGPLRPTPREPRDPSVMMWGGPALLALLGVLFGILPELAGNTVVAAAAEAAAGAPVPYSLALWHGLSVMLLLSAVTLALGVGLYRGWPRIQRALAAADWIDRHGLDGGYDRALHGLQRVAAWQTSRLQHGSLRGYLWATLAVFTVGVGGALLLGGGVAWPGGPPEGLGPVVVLPILLVITALAVGMAPNFVAGLVAAGVVGFVVAVIYLFQGAPDLAFTQFLVEALAVVILLAIVRFLPFREPEFRTPAERRNDAALAAGFGAVVTVVLLAVVSGAFDPQVSDFFRQASQPEAHGRNLVNVIIVDFRGIDTLGEIMVLSLAAIAAAAVVKSVRRPGQGER; encoded by the coding sequence GTGCTGCTGCTTGCTCTCGTACTGGGAACGTTCGCGCTCGCCCCGCTGGTCGGCTGGGTTGCTCGCTCGCGTGCGGCCGCCGCCGTCGCACTGTTGCCGGCGGGTCTGTTTGCCGCGTTCCTTGCGCAGCTCCCGATCGTGGCTGCTGGTGGACTCACCGAAGTCCGCTCGTGGATTCCGACGCTTGGCATTGCGGCCCGGTTCCGCCTTGACGGCCTGTCACTGCTCTTTGCGCTGCTGATCACGGGCATCGGTGCCGTCGTCTTCCTGTATGCTGCCCGCTATTTCCGGCAGAACGACAAAGCGGTCCGGTTCTTCATCACGCTGACCGTGTTTGCCGGCGCCATGCTTGGTGCGGTTCTGGCGGACGATCTGATCCTGCTGATCGTGTTCTGGGAACTGACCAGCCTGACCTCGTTCTTTCTGATCGGTTTCTACCCCGAATCGGCCGATGCCCGTCGATCGGCGCAGCAGGGGCTCCTCGTTACGGTTGCCGGCGGCCTCGCGCTGCTGGCCGGCGGCCTGATCCTGGGCACTATCGGCGGGACATTCAGCATCTCGGAGCTGATTGCCAATCGCGCGGTGCTCGCGGAGCATGCGCTGGCGCCCGTCGTGATCGGGCTCGTGGCCCTCGGGGCGTTTACCAAGTCGGCGCAGTTCCCCTTTCACTTCTGGCTGCCGAATGCCATGGTGGCACCGACCCCGGTGTCTGCGTACCTCCATTCGGCCACGATGGTCAAGCTAGGTGTCTACCTGCTGGCCCGATTCGACCCGGTCTTCGGGCAGTCGACTCTCTGGATCGGACTGCTCGTGACCGTCGGGACCCTGACCATGCTCGTCGGGTCGATGCATGCGTTGCGCAACACGGATCTCAAGCGGTTGCTGGCGTATTCGACCGTGGTGTCGCTAGGTACGCTGGTGGTGTTGATCGGCAACCCGGCTCCGATGGCGTCCGTGGCGCTTGCCCTCTTTCTGGTGGGTCATGCGCTCTATAAGGCCTGCCTCTTCCTGGTAACCGGGATCATCGACTATCGGGCCGGATCGCGGGACAGCGCGGCACTCGGCGGACTCCGCCATCGGATGCCGATCACGGCGGCGGTTGCCGTTCTGGGAGCGTTGTCGATGGCGGGGCTGCCGCCCTTTGTCGGGTTCCTGGCCAAGGAAGTGCTCTATGAGGCAACCTTGCTTGGTCGCTTCGGCTGGGTGTTGGCTGGAATCGGCGTCCTCACGAACGCGGTGATGGTGGTGGTGGCCGGGGCGGTGGCCCTGCGCTGCTTCTTCGGCCCGCTTCGGCCGACGCCACGCGAGCCGCGCGACCCGTCTGTCATGATGTGGGGCGGACCGGCGTTGCTCGCGCTGCTTGGCGTTCTCTTCGGCATCCTGCCCGAGCTGGCCGGGAATACGGTCGTGGCGGCTGCGGCAGAGGCGGCGGCAGGCGCTCCGGTGCCGTACTCGCTGGCGCTCTGGCACGGGCTGTCGGTCATGCTGCTGCTCAGCGCCGTGACCCTGGCGCTCGGTGTCGGGCTCTATCGGGGCTGGCCGCGGATTCAGCGGGCGCTGGCTGCGGCGGATTGGATCGACCGGCACGGTCTCGATGGGGGCTACGATCGTGCGTTGCATGGTTTGCAGCGCGTCGCGGCCTGGCAGACCAGCCGGCTGCAGCACGGTAGTCTGCGCGGCTACCTGTGGGCAACTCTCGCCGTCTTTACCGTGGGGGTCGGCGGAGCCCTGCTCCTGGGCGGAGGCGTCGCCTGGCCGGGCGGTCCGCCGGAGGGGCTGGGGCCGGTGGTCGTGCTTCCGATTCTACTCGTCATTACCGCCCTTGCGGTGGGAATGGCGCCGAACTTCGTAGCCGGATTGGTCGCCGCTGGTGTCGTGGGCTTTGTCGTCGCGGTGATCTACCTGTTTCAGGGGGCCCCCGACCTTGCCTTCACCCAGTTTCTGGTCGAGGCTCTCGCGGTGGTGATTCTGCTGGCCATCGTCCGATTCCTTCCCTTCCGTGAACCTGAGTTCCGAACCCCGGCAGAGCGGCGCAACGATGCAGCGCTCGCTGCGGGGTTTGGGGCCGTTGTGACGGTCGTTCTGCTGGCTGTCGTCTCAGGTGCCTTTGATCCTCAGGTCTCGGACTTCTTTCGTCAGGCCAGCCAGCCTGAAGCACACGGGCGCAATCTGGTCAACGTGATCATCGTCGACTTTCGCGGGATCGACACCCTGGGTGAAATCATGGTGTTGAGCCTCGCGGCCATCGCCGCCGCCGCGGTCGTCAAGAGCGTCCGCCGGCCCGGTCAGGGGGAACGATGA